A genome region from Maylandia zebra isolate NMK-2024a linkage group LG6, Mzebra_GT3a, whole genome shotgun sequence includes the following:
- the LOC143418951 gene encoding uncharacterized protein LOC143418951, whose protein sequence is MRPRDYAVQLPPLPEQCAGSPQRVQRSWNCLDDPFWNQEDPERSLSSLSSADTHTPSDLRAIPFIVSPVEMTPLTPVPPPPRAACPSQLRFKDTKFIRGIRVLTAKDKFGPILTPKPPTVPIPQKRGPRPGTLLPRAKVVPIDSMSEKTSDNFFHRFEDLIQRKRTGGDADTLHIAQRPRDYAVQLPPLPEQCAGSPEIVQGSWNCLDDPFWNQEDPERSLSSLSSADTHTPSDLRAIPFIVSPVEMTPLTPVPPPPRAACPSQLPVFSAKHSGAGRFKDTKVIRGIRVLTAKDKFGPILEKLQHFQDGIVTSPGHTVPTKTFTAVKPLTPKPPTVPIPQKRGPRPGTLLRRAKVVPIDDKKADSQCSQNNPRESRVKLPPVATPVESLSHSFSLLSSDDWIKKRQGLQTIQSLAKHHSDILKTKLHEVCLVLIEEVKNQRSAIAFEAIHAINELYIQLQRTMDPEVETTGRALLLKLAMTNNNFLHQEVNLALDAMVENCSHGRILSALFNTGLTHRCVAVRNSTAQHLHQLADKLGAAVTLKTGTFTERFLIAASRMAGDAAPEARYHGRTIIEKLTLHKDFMNLWVKIVPEKDRRPVEKSLKKTGVLWRRA, encoded by the exons ATGAGACCCAGAGATTATGCTGTGCAACTCCCACCTTTACCTGAGCAATGCGCAGGCTCTCCACAGAGAGTCCAGAGAAGCTGGAACTGTTTGGATGACCCCTTTTGGAATCAGGAGGACCCTGAAAGAAGTCTGAGTAGCCTcagctctgcagacacacacacaccaagtgaTCTGAGGGCCATTCCTTTCATTGTTAGTCCTGTTGAGATGACACCGCTCACTccagttcctccacctcctcgagCAGCTTGTCCATCGCAATTGCGGTTCAAAG ACACGAAGTTCATTCGTGGAATAAGAGTCTTGACAGCAAAAGACAAATTTGGGCCTATTTTGACTCCAAAACCTCCAACAGTTCCCATACCGCAAAAACGAGGACCTCGGCCTGGGACGCTGCTGCCCCGTGCAAAAGTCGTCCCTATAGACA GCATGTCTGAAAAGACATCAGATAACTTTTTCCATCGCTTTGAAGATTTGATTCAGAGAAAGCGCACAGGTGGAGAT GCAGACACATTGCATATCGCACAGAGACCCAGAGATTATGCTGTGCAACTCCCACCTTTACCTGAGCAATGCGCAGGCTCTCCAGAGATAGTCCAGGGAAGCTGGAACTGTTTGGATGACCCCTTTTGGAATCAGGAGGACCCTGAAAGAAGTCTGAGTAGCCTcagctctgcagacacacacacaccaagtgaTCTGAGGGCCATTCCTTTCATTGTTAGTCCTGTTGAGATGACACCGCTCACTccagttcctccacctcctcgagCAGCTTGTCCATCGCAATTGCCTGTTTTCTCTGCTAAACATTCAGGAGCAGGTCGGTTCAAAG ACACGAAGGTCATTCGTGGAATAAGAGTCTTGACAGCAAAAGACAAATTTGGGCCTATTTtggaaaaactgcagcatttCCAGGATGGGATTGTAACCTCACCTGGACACACAGTACCAACCAAAACATTTACTGCAGTAAAGCCTTTGACTCCAAAACCTCCAACAGTTCCCATACCGCAAAAACGAGGACCTCGGCCTGGGACGCTGCTGCGCCGTGCAAAAGTCGTCCCTATAGACG ACAAGAAAGCAGACAGTCAGTGCAGTCAGAATAATCCAAGAGAGAGCAGGGTCAAACTCCCGCCTGTAGCTACACCTGTAGAGAGCCTGTCCCACAGCTTTAGTCTGCTGTCTTCAGACGACTG GATTAAGAAAAGACAGGGCTTGCAAACTATTCAGTCTCTGGCAAAGCACCACTCGGACATCCTGAAGACTAAACTACATGAAGTGTGTCTGGTCCTCATTGAGGAG GTGAAAAACCAACGCTCAGCAATAGCCTTTGAGGCCATACATGCCATCAATGAGCTCTACATTCAGCTCCAGAGAACAATGGACCCAGAAGTTGAAACAACAGGCCGAGCTCTATTGCTGAAGCTTGCAATGACCAACAACAACTTTCTACATCAGGAGGTCAATCTGGCGCTTGATGCCATGGTGGAAAATTGCAGCCATGGACGGATTCTGAGCGCTCTGTTTAACACAGGACTGAC CCATCGCTGTGTTGCAGTGAGGAATAGCACGGCTCAACACCTGCACCAGCTGGCTGACAAACTTGGAGCAGCCGTCACCCTGAAAACAGGAACCTTCACTGAAAGATTTCTAATTGCTGCCTCTAGAATGGCAGGGGATGCTGCACCTGAAGCCAG GTACCATGGGCGAACAATCATTGAGAAACTGACCCTTCACAAGGACTTTATGAATTTGTGGGTGAAGATTgtccctgaaaaagacaggcgtcctgtggagaagagcctgaaaaagacaggcgtcctgtggagaagagcctga